From the genome of bacterium:
ACGGATGTAGCCGAAACAATCAATCCAGGTGCAAGGTCTTTAACAATCTGGTGATGGGATGAGTTGACAATAATCCTCTCCTTTCCCAAAATATTATACAGCTTTGAATCCTTTTTAATTTCCACTGCATGCCAGGCTCGGGCTTTGTCAAACTTCTCGCCAAGCCTCCGATGCTCTATAATAGGAACTTTATAATTTCTCGCTTTCCAATAAATTTGTATATCCTGCCAAAGAGTTCCGCCCAACGCAACATTCAACAGCTGATGTCCACGGCATATCGCCAGAAGCGGCTTTTCCGTTTTTTGAATGAAGAATTTTGTCAATTTTATCTCAAATTCGTCACGCGATCTAAATACTCTTTTTGAGCCCTCATCTCTTTGTCCATAAAATGATGGATCCACATCACCCCCACCGCTCAGCAAAAGACCATCGAGTATATCAGCATATATTTTTATTCTTTCCTCGTCCAACTCAACAATTGGCAATATAATCGGAACTCCGCCCGACTTTTCCACAGCTTCTATATACCGGCTTTTCAGCCAGTTAAACTTAATCCTATCTTCTTTAAAATCTGAAGTTATTCCTATTTTTGGCTTCGCTACCATTTATCCACCCAGGAGTATAGATGCTAAAAGAGGCATCATTATTTCGTGATGTCCGACAAAATAGCTTCCCTTGCCGGCTGTTGGGCGCAATACTATATTTTGCATCGGACGGTAATGAATATACATATCAAAATATGCTGTTCTGAAGTTTTCGACTTTGTAGCCCAGATTTCTTGCTATTGATAGAGCTTTCAAGAAGATTTCTGGCATCACAACCGCCGAACCCCATCCTAATACAGCGCCACCCTCAAGCTTCGACACGAATGAGCAAAAGCGCCTAAAATCCCTCATGCTGGTTTCGCCAACCGCTCTATCATCAACATCAGGATGAATATGTATAACCTCAGCGCCCGGGATAGTATG
Proteins encoded in this window:
- a CDS encoding gamma-glutamyl-gamma-aminobutyrate hydrolase family protein, with the translated sequence MVAKPKIGITSDFKEDRIKFNWLKSRYIEAVEKSGGVPIILPIVELDEERIKIYADILDGLLLSGGGDVDPSFYGQRDEGSKRVFRSRDEFEIKLTKFFIQKTEKPLLAICRGHQLLNVALGGTLWQDIQIYWKARNYKVPIIEHRRLGEKFDKARAWHAVEIKKDSKLYNILGKERIIVNSSHHQIVKDLAPGLIVSATSVDGVIEAVEIDDDRFVIGVQWHPEDMDDESAEKLFKAFVSSASKVSG